In Haliscomenobacter hydrossis DSM 1100, the DNA window ATGAGCGGCGATGGCAAAATTGCCGACATCATCGCGCAGCAGTACCAATTGGCGAAGAAGTTGTATTTCAAGGATAAAAAATTGCCCGCCTACAATCTGGAATTGCACGAGCAGTACAAAAACGGGCAGTTGAGTTTGTTTTAAAAATGCTTTATCTTGTGCTTGATTAGAGTGTGGTTGGAATTCTGTTCGCAAGCGAAAATGAGCTAAAATTTACTCCAGTGAGGCACGAAAAGCGGAGTTTAGCAGCGCTAAATGAGCATTTTCGGAACGAAACTGGAGTAAATTTTAGCCATTTTTAGCGTGAAGTAGAATTCCAACCACACTCCTAAACACTGATCCATGACCATCACGGCTTCAAAAACGTTTACGATTGAAGAATACCTTGAGTTGGAGGAGCGCAGCCTGACCAAGCACGAATACCATAACGGTAAAATACTGGAAATGGCTGGAGGAACGACGGTTCACAATCAACTTGGTGGAAAAATTATTACACAGCTAAATATTGCTGTTGATTCCGCTGAAAAAACGTTTTTAGTGTACACCAGTGACATGAAAATCTGGATTGATAACTTTAAACGTTTTGTATACCCAGATGCTGTAACCATAGCTATAAAACCTGAGTATTATGATAACCGACGTGACATCATCACGAACCCTTTGTTGATCGTTGAAGTTTCTTCCGCTGGAACGGAGACTTACGACCGAAATGGGAAATTTG includes these proteins:
- a CDS encoding Uma2 family endonuclease yields the protein MTITASKTFTIEEYLELEERSLTKHEYHNGKILEMAGGTTVHNQLGGKIITQLNIAVDSAEKTFLVYTSDMKIWIDNFKRFVYPDAVTIAIKPEYYDNRRDIITNPLLIVEVSSAGTETYDRNGKFDLYRTLPSLQEYLIVSQEMHHVSRYFREAPDLWRTSDYFKLDEMIPLQSMGVEIPMLGIYRGVELD